The following nucleotide sequence is from Mesobacillus jeotgali.
GTGCGCCATATATTGTATCTGTCACGACACTAGAACCCTCAGCTCTCGTAAGCAGCGCAGTGAATGGCTGCTGCAAATCGGTCGGGAAGCCAGGGTAAACAAGCGTCTTGATATCGATTGCTTTATATTTATCCGCAGGCGCAACATAAATTTGCTCGTCGCTTGCTTCAATTTTAGCACCCATTTCCTTCAGCTTGGCCACAAGTGATTCAATATGCTGAGGAATAACATTATCGATCGTCACACCATCACCAATAGCAGCGCCAAGGATCAAGTACGTCCCTGCCTCAATCCGGTCAGGTATGATTGTATGTCGGCAGCCATGAAGCTCGTCAACGCCATCGATGCGGATGACATCCGTTCCCGCGCCTTTAATTTTCGCACCCATATTGGTTAGTAGGGTTGCTACATCAATGATCTCCGGTTCTTTTGCTGCATTTTCAATGATTGTGCGCCCTTTTGCCCGGACAGCAGCAAGCATGATGTTGATCGTCGCTCCAACGCTGACGACGTCAAGATAAATCCTCGCACCACGAAGCTCGTCAGCACGCAGGTAAATCGCGCCTTGTTCGTTCGTCACGCTTGCACCAAGCGCTTCGAATCCTTTTATATGCTGGTCAATCGGCCTTGGGCCCAAATGGCAGCCGCCGGGCAGTCCGATGACAGCCTTTTTGAAACGGCCCAGCATCGCTCCCATTAAATAGTATGAAGCTCGCAGCTTTTTCACTTTTCCATTCGGCAAAGGCATGGAAATCATGGAAGACGGATCCACCGTCATTTCATTGTTCGAGAATTCAACAGAACCGCCGATCTCCTCCATCAAGTCCTTGAGCATATGAACGTCGGAAATATCCGGCAAACCTTCAATGGTCACAGGCGATTCAGCTAAAATCGTTGCTGGGATTAAGGCCACTGCACTGTTTTTCGCGCCGCTGACCCGAACAGTCCCTTTTAAAGGATAGCCGCCTGCAATCT
It contains:
- a CDS encoding UDP-N-acetylglucosamine 1-carboxyvinyltransferase: MEKLKIAGGYPLKGTVRVSGAKNSAVALIPATILAESPVTIEGLPDISDVHMLKDLMEEIGGSVEFSNNEMTVDPSSMISMPLPNGKVKKLRASYYLMGAMLGRFKKAVIGLPGGCHLGPRPIDQHIKGFEALGASVTNEQGAIYLRADELRGARIYLDVVSVGATINIMLAAVRAKGRTIIENAAKEPEIIDVATLLTNMGAKIKGAGTDVIRIDGVDELHGCRHTIIPDRIEAGTYLILGAAIGDGVTIDNVIPQHIESLVAKLKEMGAKIEASDEQIYVAPADKYKAIDIKTLVYPGFPTDLQQPFTALLTRAEGSSVVTDTIYGARFKHIDELRRMNANIKVEGRSAIISGPVKLQGAKVKASDLRAGAALVIAGLMAEGVTEITGVDHIDRGYSHIVEKLNGLGATIWREDLTSEEQEEIKKS